Part of the Phacochoerus africanus isolate WHEZ1 chromosome 8, ROS_Pafr_v1, whole genome shotgun sequence genome is shown below.
TCTGCTCTTTATTAGCATGAAGAATGGAGACAAGGTTAGAAGAATATATCACATCCGTGTTAAAGAGTCACTGAATCCTAGAGGGCAGAGGGAGCACTGAGGCTTTCTGACTCCAAGTGCTCCTGCTGGCTCCCCTGAAGTCCTGAAGTCCTGGTCATTCCTCTCCAGCTGGGAGGTTGTCCTCAATCCGCCTGATGAACCTCATCCGGATTTCTGTCACACCATCTCCTTTCAGGGTGTCCTGGACAAATTTGGCCTCCACAGCCATCTGGACCTGGGGGACAGTGTGAAAATGAAGGgacgaggagttcccttcgtggctcaggggttaacaaatctgactagtatacatgaggacgcaggttctatccccagccttgctcagtagattaaggatctggcattgccatgagctgtggtgtaggtcgcagatgaggcttggacctggcattgctgtgactgtggtgtaggtcagtggctacagctctgattcgaccactaacctgggaacttccatatgccgagggtgcagccctaaaaaggaaaaaaaaaaagaaaagaaaagaaagaaagaaaatgaaggggcGGCTGCCTAGCCATAGTCTCTAGGGAACCACTCTAGATGGAGCTATAACTGACTCATCCACAGCAGCCTCAACAAGGGGGCTGGTTTTCTACGAGGATAAGACTGCCAGTTCCTGTGCAGAAGGCAGTGGTCCCAATCCAACAGAAGAGACTCCGCCAAGAACACTTACAAACAAAAGTGTCACCAAATAACCCAATCTGGAAATGGATGCCCCTGGGCTTTCGGGCCTGGCAGCACCACCTCCAGCCTGGCATGGAGAATCAACACCACGTAGAGATTTCCAACTTGGATCCTATGTTCGGCAGGGTCACCATCTCAGGCAGTCAAGCACTAGGGTGAGCTAAAAGCCCTTCTTTTCATtctcacattcattcattcattcattcacgcgTTTATTAAATCCCAACTACATTTCAGGTGTCTCAGAAGAGCTGCACTCACCATCTCCAAGGCGCCTCGTAACACCCCGCACAAGAGATTGGAATAAATGAGGGATGAGTGATTATCAGGAAGTTCCACAAAGTCCACCAAgggattattttccaaaatgaggGAGAATTCATCACCAGCTGGGCTCCAATTGGTGATGCTTGGAGTGATGCCCAAATACATCTTGAACGCCACCTGTCACGAGACACACAATGGCTCTATGGGAAGGGCAGGAGGGGCTGTACCATAGGGAGGGTGATGGGAACAGCAAGGGGAAGGGAATGGCTTGCGGGGGGGAAATGCAGCTTCTGCAGGACATTGAAGTTTTAGGTGTTCAGGGCAAAAAGGAAAAGCACCTGTGCACAAGGGCACACCCCTCTCCTTCGAGCTATGGCACATCTAGGCAATAACTCACTGACCACCTGCACTTCTTAGTGGAAGGAAACACTGATCTTTGACAGGACTGGCTGCCCTGAACCAGCATCTAAGCACAGAGTGCTCCCAACACActtccctgtcctctctctctgctgTCTGATACCACAAGGCTACAGgtgttttatcatttattattaatcTTATAATATATAACACTAATATAATTAATGTCAAACAAATTTACTATATACACACTACAGTAAGTGCACACATTTTATCTAAATGCCAATGTTCACTTTTTTCATTTACTCCTTaaaacaatcctatgaggtagctcttatttccttcattttaaagatgaggtaactggtaatttaaaaagttaaaaataggagttcccgtcgtgggcttaatggttagcaaatctgactagaaccatgaggttacaggtttggtccctgaccttgctcagggggttggggatttggtgttgctgtgagctgtggtgtaggtcacagactcggctcggatcccacgttgctgtggctgtggtgtaggccggcagctgcagctccaattggacccctagcctggaaaccgccatatgccatgggagcagccctagaagaggcaaaaagacaaaaaaaaagttaaaaataacttaCCTATTGTCTATTAAGTAGaaaccagaatttatttatttatttgctttttagggccgcaccacagcacatagaggttcccaggctagggttcaaatcagagctacagctgccagcctacaccagagccacagcaacatcagatctgagctgtgtctgcaacctacaccacagctcacggcaatgatcaatccttaacccaccgagagaggccggggatcgaacccgcaacttcctggttcctagtcagattcgtttctgctgcaccatgtcaggcattcctttctttctttctttttttttttttttgaagccagAATTTAAAGCCAGGTTTGTCTATGTTCTAAACCCCCATGCTATTCTGTTACATCTGTTCAGCTGAAAAAATCTGGCTTTGATTTCACTGAGGCTTTAATCCACTGGGATGACCCCAaccattcttctctttttcataatCTGTGTTATTCCCAAAGCACCAGGAAGGTTTCTTTGGCCCAAACAGCTGCCTAGCTATTCTTCTGAAACACTAAGGGCCTCTCTAAGGGAGAGAGTGATAAGCAGTGCCTCCCAATGACAATCCTTCAGCAGGGTCAGGTGGCCCAGGATAATGACCTTGGCAATGACATCTGCAGTTTCCCGAAAGTCATGGCACCTCCCGACATTTGACCGTGCCAAGAAATCTTCAATCAGTCGGACTCCAATGTTATAGCCCCTGGGAAAGAAACGAGAGAACAGATTGTATTATGGGGTCTGAATGTCTTAGGTCTGAACATAAGACTGTTGGTGGTAAAGGGAAAATGAGGACAATCCCAAAACATCGCAATAAATAAGCAGTGGAAACTGGACCCAAAGTGTTGGTTACGAGACAGAGGACCCTGTTCTGTGCTCTAAGGGACCAAGGAGATACGCTGCGCTCATGAGTCCCATTTCTGTCTCTCCCACAGAGGAGCTCACTCACATTTTGTCCAGCTGTTTATTCACATCTTCGTCATTTTCATAATCCTTGCACAGCTGGGTGACCAGAGCCCCATAGGTCAGGGTGAAGAGCTCAGAGCTCTAAAAGAGATTCAAAAGGCAGTCAGGACCAAACCACAGAAGAGAGGTCTGGTGAGAGTCTGGATCGGCCTCAACACAACTGTGAGAATTCAAAGGAAGGTTACCTGTGTCTGGTGGAAAAGACCATCATCCTCTGTGGAGGAGCCAAAGGAATTGGCTCCCAAGGTTAACGTGACAGGGCTTCAACCAGACCCACCACAAAACAGGCTGTAAAAGGCACCTCATGCACTGAGCAGTCATCCTCCCACTGACCCAGGACCCCACCAGAGCTGCAAGACTAAGCTGGGGCCACCAGAATCTGGTGTGGGAGAAACAGTCATTTATCAACTACTGTGAAAGACTGACCTGAGGCAGCGGTTTACAAATGAGACTTTGTATGGTACCAGGTGTCAGTCATGGCTTCCCCACAAATGTCTAGAGTGTCCTGGCCTAGACTTAGCCTTAGACTGCAAGGCCCCTCTCAGGCCAGCCCATTTCTCCAGGAAGGAAGCCCCAGACAAAGTCCGTTACACTCGTGATAACCCCCCCAAGTCACcaacatgggaaaaaataatgttccttttatgtgtgtgtgtaacacaaTTTTATTAGAAATTAGTGTTGTTTGTTTCCATCTCCTATGCTGAGCAACAGAGAATTGTAGTTACCTGATAAAGAGGTTCTCTCTTGCCAGAACATGTGCCATCTGTCAGGCAGACCAAAAAATAATGTTCCTCCTGATACACAGTGAATACAATCTTTTGTGTACCTGGAACACAATACTGACCTGGACTGGCTTCTATTACAACCACGGTTAAAATCACGGAAACTCTCAGATGACGAAGCCTGTCAcccacataccaaaaaaacagagCTGTGGAAGGTGAAAGGAATGGCAAACACATTCTACAGAATGAAAGGAGCAGGTCTGGGGAAAGGCATTATCGGAGTTAAACAAAATGGGAAACATGGTAGCAACATATTTGGATCATACAGAAATAAGGCTGAAAAATCAAGACGGCCATCCATCCAGTCCTTTCCGAATGGAGGCTTGCCAGACTTGGAGCAGAGTACCTTTCTATCTGCAAACCTTCTGGGAAAGAAAGTACAACTAAGGCTAAGGCCCAGGCTCCAGTGCTCACCCAGTGCTCAGCACCTCATCCCCACGGCCTGGTGATGAGGTCACTGCAAGAACAGTAATGTGAACACCTTTTACTTACATGCTGCATACTATTTTTCATCATCTCATTTTCCATCCCACAATAACTCTGTAAAGCAGAAAGGGCAGGAACTaatctcattttagagatgaggaacctgagactCAGAATGGTTCagtaatttgctcaaggacaGACAGtaattcaaggggaaaaaaaactaggaGTTTCTAAGCTGATGTTCATTCTGTCCACTGTTCCCCACAACTATAATATGAATaaccaggagtttccgtcgtggatcagtggaaacgaatccgacttgtatccatgagaatgcaggttcgagccctggcctcactcagtgggttaaggatccggcattgccatgagctgtggcagaaatggctcagatctggcgttgctgtggctgcagtataggccagcagctatggctccaatttgccccttagcctgggaacttccatatgcggcaggtgtggccctaaaaagcaaaaataatagtaataatagtaataataatatggacaaccatcccccccccaaaaaaaacaacaaacaaacaaaagggagcTGCACTAAGGAGTTAAAAAGAGCCAGTTTTAGAATAAGGAAGCTCTGTGAACTCAACTTAAACAGATCAGGGTATCTCCAAGAGACCATTTACCAAATATGGCAATTAAGGAGACGCTATCAAGGAGGAGaatgatttgttgttgttgttgttaagttaaGGGTTTGGCACTGGAATGGCTCAGGCATGAATGGATGGAGACAATCCAGCAGTAACCAGTCTATAAAGCTGGCACCACTGCATTAAATCAGGAGAGCTTTCCTTCCATTATTAATGAGCTGAGCTGGATGAAGACTCCAAGAGCCTCAGCCCACCACCATGTCCAGTAACATGCATATCTTGATGTTTCCAAGCACTTTATACATGCAGCAGCAACCTCCAATCTACCAATAAGAAAAATCAAGGTCACAGAATCAGTATGCCTgggattttggtttttgttcattttttttttacggccacacccacagcacatggaggctaggggtcaaatcggagctgcagctgccggccacagccacataggatctgagctgcatctgtgacccatactgcagcttgcagcaatgcgggatacttaacccattgactagtatcctcatggatactagtcaggttcttaacccgatgagccacaacagaaactcctgcctGGGATTTTGGAATGGGATCCCTGACTGAGGCTCTCTACACCATCTCTTAATTTGCAAGTCTGTCTCCATCTTCAGTTATAAACCAAGACCATTTGGAATAGTGCATGACAGCATGACATAAATATACAACTTAAAGATCTTCAGGCCTAAAAAACaggagtgagctgtggtataggaaaaaaatcattcaacgTTTACTGTGTACCAGGGACTACCAAAAAAGGGAGAAACAGACagtaaactaaataaataaa
Proteins encoded:
- the TRAPPC3 gene encoding trafficking protein particle complex subunit 3 isoform X1, whose protein sequence is MSRQANRGTESKKMSSELFTLTYGALVTQLCKDYENDEDVNKQLDKMGYNIGVRLIEDFLARSNVGRCHDFRETADVIAKVAFKMYLGITPSITNWSPAGDEFSLILENNPLVDFVELPDNHSSLIYSNLLCGVLRGALEMVQMAVEAKFVQDTLKGDGVTEIRMRFIRRIEDNLPAGEE
- the TRAPPC3 gene encoding trafficking protein particle complex subunit 3 isoform X2; amino-acid sequence: MGYNIGVRLIEDFLARSNVGRCHDFRETADVIAKVAFKMYLGITPSITNWSPAGDEFSLILENNPLVDFVELPDNHSSLIYSNLLCGVLRGALEMVQMAVEAKFVQDTLKGDGVTEIRMRFIRRIEDNLPAGEE